The Xyrauchen texanus isolate HMW12.3.18 chromosome 17, RBS_HiC_50CHRs, whole genome shotgun sequence DNA window TTCAGATTTTATGTTTGtggttgttgtgtttgtgttttatttgcaCTGTTGGCAACTCCTGAAAAAAGTGTTCTATGTCTGTCCAGCGTGACTCAATGTAATATGCCTCTCTCTGACAGGCTTTCGGTTAACATAACCTAAGAGGCGAACAAGCTGAACAAACTCTGCTATGAGCAGAATGCATAAGCTCTAGCACGTACAGTCTCAAAGGGTGATTAGCTTGCATGGATGTtggtttttactgtattttggtgaGTTAGATTTGGTGTGCTCTTGAACATGTCTGAAGTGGTTTTGATAGCTAAACAGTGTGCCTTTTAATCGTAGGGATTTTGGGAGAAAGTCCAAACTTTGTCTTGGGGTGCTTGGAACATGATGAGGTTGAAAACATCTCACGGCTTGCATGTTGCAGTGGATCTTTCTCATGTGCCTTCCTTTTAAATTTATTTCACTAATACATCTTTTGCTTTTactttgcttttttatttcacCTTATATATGTAAAGGCATTAATATGTTGAGAATTaacaattaattacaattaattaacaacaattaattaacaacatggcgccgcagatggccgcctcggtgtggagctcttcaattcttttgttgtttttgttagtttgtcctgtgtttagcaatcttttaccaatcagttttaccagggacgaactgctgaacattcagcagcacataccagataatcttttccggtttttcaatattcggacgttttgctggacattttagttggagcgctgctgtgttgtttagatgcgctacgagGCGCGAGGCGAGGAGACGAGCTGGcggctggttaaactccgtcagcggcgttcgaacagcactgccgagcattcatctcgcgaatctccgctctcttcccaacaaagcggacgaactacatctcctcacacatactaataaggacttttcaaactctgctgcactgtgcttcactgaaacctggttgagtgaagccattcgaacagcgcattacatctgccgggcttccagctgttcagagcggatcgcatcgctgaGTTAACGGGGAAagcgagaggtggtggaacatgcttttacatcaacgaaagttggtgtacagatgtaacaacactaaagaggatgtgctgtcctaatctggaagcgctctttattaactgtaagccgttctactcgccgcgggagttttcttcgtttattctggtgagtgtttacattcctccaaacgcgtctgggaacttaggctgcaacagctggctgatcaaatctcagacacagaacaacaataccggactcagtcattattattcttggggactttaacaaaacaaatctcacacgctgaactgcccaaatacagacagcacattacatgccccaccagagacaggaatatactggaccactgctatactacattaaaggatgcatatcgctctgtcccacgtgcagctttgggtctctctgatcactgtctggttcatcttctcccgacctacaggcagaaattaaaatcaaccaagccagttgtaaggactataaggagatggactattgaagcagagctggaactacaagcctgctttgactgcactgattggagtgtttttgaagctgcagctacagacctggacgagctcacagatactgttacatcatacatcagtttctgtgaggatatgtgcatccctactaggacattttgtcattcaacaatgataaaccatggttcacaggaaaactcagacagcttcgtcatgccaaagaggaggcttacaggggtggggatagagtcttgtataatcaggccaggaacacactgaatagggaaatcagagtggctaaaagaagctactctgagaagctgaaaaacaagttttcagctaacgacccagcatcagtgtggagtggcctgaaacaacttactaattacaggactcctacccccaaccctgtggcggaccaacgactggctggcgacctgaatgtgttttactgcagatttgaaaggcccgatttcacaccccacatgcactcggaccttcatttcacacaaccattaacacctcctgcaaccccctcctccccctcctgctacactacctgcactaaagatctgtgagggcgatgtgtgccgtgtctttcggaagcaaaggacaaggaaggctccaggaccagatggcatctcaccagcttgccttcgttcctgtgctaaccaactggcccccatcttcactcagatcttcaatagatcactggagcaatgtgaagtcccatgctgcttcaagcgctcagtcattatccccgtccctaagaaaccaaaaatcacaggacttaatgactacagacctgtcagccctgacatctgtggtcatgaagtcatttgagagactggtgttggcccacctgaaggacatcactggaccctttctggacccccttcaatttgcttatcgagcaaacaggtctgtggatgatgcagtcaacatgggtttgcatcatatcctgcaacatctggacagaccggggacatacgcaaggatccttttgtggacttcagctcgactttcaacacaatcataccagatatactcggactaagttaaaccaactccctgttcccacctctacctgtcagtggattaccagctttctggcggacaggcagcagcttgtgaggcagggaaaattcacttccaccacctgtaccatcagcactggtgccccccagggatgtgtgctctccccactactcttctccctgtacaccaatgactgcaccaccaaggaccactctgtcaagctcctgaagtttgcaggcgacaccactgtcatcggcctcatccgagatgatgatgagtctgcgtatagaaaggaggttgagcggctagctgtctggtgcagtcaaaactaacctggagctgaacacgctcaaaacagtggagatgattgtggactttaggaggaacaccccaacattgtccccctcaccattctaaacagcactgtgtcagcagtggagtcattcaggttcctgggcactaccatctcacaggacctgaagtgggagatacacatcgactccattgtgaaaaaggcccagcagaggttgtacttccttagccaactgaggaaattcaacctgccaccagtgctgctgaaacagttctactcagcggtcattgagtctgtcctctgcacttcagtaactgtctggtttggtgcagccacgaaattagacatcagaagactacaaaggacagttcggtctgctgagaggattattggttgcccctgccctcccttcaagaactatacacttccagagtgaggaaaaaggctggtaaaatcactctggaccccactcaccctgcccactacctttttgaactgttgccttctggccggcgcttcagagcactgagcaccagaaccggtcagacacaggaacagtttttccctcaggccatccatctaatgaacagttaaattacccccattgaggaataattatgtgcaatacacagtttaattttaatttaaattatattatccaacttatccacttctgccattacttacattgctctgtacataatatactgttttttgttctttatatacagattgtattagatttgcactacgtgtgtgtatgtgggtatgtatgaaggtgagtttatatgcgtatatgtataattatttattttgtgttctttttgtttttaattacctatgccttgctgctgttttttttggtattgtttgtattgttgttgactggaagctcctgtcacctagacaaattccttgtatgtgtaagcatacttggcaataaagctgattctgattctgattctgattctgagaaACATTCCCAAAACATACCTTGCACAACGTATTGCGTACTTGTGTTTCTTTATGTACTGCATTCTGACCAGGGCTGGAACTGGGGGGCATTTCTACCTTTTAGGGTGGGCAATAGGTTCTCTTTTCGTCTGAAATGGGGGGGTCTTCCTTAATCGTTTCGCCATCCGACTGGGCGGCACAAGGAAAGTCTAGGGGCGCAGTGCCACCCCCAACACACCCCTTAGCCCCAGCTATGTTACGGACACATTTCAGAGCGCAAAAACAGATGAAATTGCGTTTGCGTTGCATAGCTAGAGGGGTTTGCGTTCAAGTGCTTGCCTAGAGTATGGTGAGTAAGTCCGAGTGAGGACTTGACCATTGAAAGCAGCTGCTGCGTTGTACTTTAGTTTGGAACGCAACGCATTAAGAAGGGCCACAAGACAACAGGTGTTCAGAGGGTCAGCTGGCCCGAGAGATTAGCCCCTCTGTTTCTGTGATTCACAAAGTGCCTTGAATTATCCCTGAACTTTGGCGACCCCCAAATGTTCCGGACACGCAggataaaatgtctttataatgAGCAAGTTGCCCCCGCAGCTTGGTAACAGTGGTATTTTTAAACATGGCACTCTCAGGGATTAAGTATTTTACGCATATACGCATGTGACTTTAGATCAGATGTTTTGAATCATGAGTAACATGCATTCAGTCAAACCTGTCCAAACCGGTTTTGATCTGGTGTCCATGAAATAACTTTTTTGACTTGTACTGTTCACATATTTCCAGTTATTGCTGGGTTACTTTATTTCAATGGACCGCTTTGCCTTTAAATATGCAATATGCACTGTAATGCAGGCAGTGTAAAGCAGcgagcatgtgtgtttgttcatgtgttgcTGATAGGACTGTTGCTCACACTTTTTCCTTTTAAGACAACATGGGCAGCAGAAAATAGCCTCAGCGCAGCCTGTGCTGTCACTCCAGATGATTGACAGTAAGGACTGATAGAGACTATGAACTGATCTATGGACACATTAACCACCAACAcctgttgtttttgcatatttgtggGACAGGACTGATTTCAGCTATAGAAATATAAAGTCTAATCTGCCCGGCAACCAAGACTGTTCTTAAAGGAGAAGTGTGGCATTTCTGCACTCCTAGAGGCACCAAAGAGAATTGCAATACATTTTCCGTGTAATACTTGGGGCCTATTGTAGTTACTGTGtttattaacaatacattttaaagtgaaaagcagactttTATAGTTCCAGATGGTTAACATATCAAGTTTACATCACTGAATAATATAAATGGCAGTGAGCGGTGATATATAGAGTCATTGTGACAAAATTGTGGTGTAGTCAGGGGCAGATTTAGGCATAGGCAACTTGGGCACTCGCCCATTGATTCCCCAACCcccgtcaacaactttgggggcgttctcgTTTACAATCAACACACACCCCCAACCCCCCGTCAACAACTTTAGGGGCGTTCTCGTTTACAATCACCACACACCCCCAACCCcccgtcaacaactttgggggcgttctcgTTTACAATCACCACACACCCCAAACCCcccgtcaacaactttgggggcgttctcgTTTACAATCACCACACACCCCCAACCCCCCGTCAACAACTTTAGGGGCGTTCTCGTTTACAATCAGCACACACCCCCAACCCCCCGTCAACAActtgggggcgttctcatttacAATCAGCACACACCCCCAACCCCCCGTCAACAActtgggggcgttctcatttacAATCAGCACACACCTCCAACCCCCCATCAACAActtgggggcgttctcatttacAATCACCACACACCCATAACCCCCCCAACCCtccgtcaacaactttgggggcattcTCGTTTACAATCACCACACACCCCCAACCCcccgtcaacaactttgggggcattcTCATTTTCAATCACCACACACCCCAACCCCCGTCAGCAACTTTGGGAGGCGTTCTCATTTACAATCACCACACACCCCAACCCCTAGAACCCCCTATAAATGTGACCTAGACACATTTCGGTGAGTTTCGCCAGGACATGGTGCTTTTGCAGTGTAAAGCAAATAGAGGGAGTGCTGTAGACTTGGTTTCACTGTAAAGCATCTTTGTCTTAACCTCAGTTCAATAGTTGTGTGttacagggatggattaccgaccgggccaataggaccagtgcccaggggcccttgactgccctgggggaccctgggctttaaggttgtgcGATCCAGTTTGGCGACCCCCACCCTTGGAGATAATTTGGGGGCGTCCGCCTGTGCAAGTCGTAATCCGTCCCTGGTTTGTTAGTAAGTTGTGTTTCGTGTGCAGTGTGGGTACGCGAGTTAGTTTTCTTTCATACgtgattttgtgtgtgcgtgttactGAACTGAATTTCTCTTACAGATTGTGTTGCTGTGTGACAGTAACTTTCACCCAGTTGTTGGATTGCAGTTATGCTCTTTTCTCCTAATGGAGTTATTTAGAAGGTTGTTATTTCGGCTGGTATTATATTTGTCTGTGTTGGGCGATTTCAAGACCTGAACTCTTAATTGAATGCTGTGTTTGCACATGAAATAGGTTTGCCATGATAGCAATGCAAACGCATTCACTTGAATCATATCAACACCTCAAATGGTTCATTCCGACTATTAGCAGCGGCGTTATCTAATATCTGTTGATGCACAATACCGGTTTAGTGGGCGTGTCCAATACAAGAGTTTGGACACGCCCACTATTTTCCATGTTGGTTTGAGGGTCATTGACAGATATGGTTGTTCATGGACGTGTAATCcgtgtccaatttggtttcataggtatttgaaaaacatgtttttgttttttggcgaaaacgtttatttaatgactttaaatatGTCACGTGGTGTAACCGTCAAGGAAAAGGTGTTTTCATCGCACCTTGAAAACACGAGCGAACGCAACTTTATCATTCATGtctaaaaagtttttatttatttatttatttttgtcaagaaTATAAAGATGTTTTCTCAGAGTTGCACCACATGACCTGATCAAAATGTGccataaaaatagaaaaaataaaaaaaaattttttttataaaaatgtcaatttttatttatttttagtttttaatttttttggtaggTTGCCCAACACGTTAGTTACTCCACCTGACTTCGAATTGGGTGGACaataatttttcaaatattaataatatttcataacaaatatagattttattaaataaataataataacatattctGAATTTATTTAATACGTTTTTGATggtttttaattgtattaatttttttactgtcTCCGGACGGTTCAcattacatattatttttatttatttattttaaccccCAAAATATAAAAACGACTTTTAGCTCAATTATAAtgcaaaacatgttcatcatagaagagacatattcaagtaattgttctGTGATCgttgcatttttatgtattttatttaataacttaTGAATAATactttcaatttaataaattgaaaaatatgaataacacatTGATGTGAGGGGATTATTTCGTTACCAAAAACTGTCGTATGTTATCCTATATTTCAGCGTCTTTGTCTAGATTACAGCCCTTAACACCTTCCGTTTCATCAGGTGTTAAAAACAGCATATTTGTACGGTGGCCATGAAGTGCAAAACCACAATTAATAAAACACAACAGTAATTCAGTGGAAACGGAAAGGGGCTACAGCAGAGTTTCTGTGCATGTTGCTCTGAACGCCGCGCGTAAAATCAAGATAacgctggttgcagtggatctacagtcaatggaaaccaaacctgcaaatgcatcctgtcgtttgccagtgatgaagaacgTCTCTCTAAAGATCACGTTTGCTGCTTGTAAATGATGAAGtgcatgtaaatatataaaaacatgtattaGCCTACACGGAAACACTTACAGGACCATGGCATTGCCATGTTTGTGTACCATTAGCTGGGAGCACTATGCTAATACATGGGTAGGctgtatgaatatggtaatcatatattaATTTAGCATGTTAGTAACATTTTGAAGCACCAGGCAAATACAGAAGTATCATTTTATTACCATCTgaaatcacattgttattgcTCGGAGTGCTCTCtctatcattctctctctctctctctctctctcacacacacacacacacacacacacatacactctctcgctttctctctctcacacacacacatactctctctctctctctctcacacacacacattctctatctctctctctctcacacacacacacacacacacacgctctctatctctctctcacacacacacacacacacacgctctctctctctctcacacacacacacacgctctctctctctctctctcacacacacacgctctctctctctctctcacacacacacacgctctctctctcacacacacacacacacgctctctctctctcacacacacacgctctctctatctcacacacacactctctatctctctctctcacacacacacatgctctctatctctctctctcacacacatacacgctctctatctctctctctcacatacacacacacgctctctatctcacacacacacacacgctctctctctcacacacacaagctctctatctctctctctctcacacacacacacacacaggctctctatctctctctcacacacacacgctctctatctctctcacacacacacacacacgctctctctctctctctcacacacacacacacaggctctctatctctctctctcacacacacgctctctctctcacacacacaagctctctatctctctctctctcacacacacgctctctctctcacacacacaggctctctatctctctctctctcacacacacacacacaggctctctatctctctctcacacacacacacgctctctatctctctcacacacacacacacgctctctctctctctctcacacacacacacacatgctctctctctctctcacacacacgctctctctctcacacacacgctctctatctctctctctcacacgcacacacacacacgctctctctctcacacacacgctctctatctctctctctcacacgcacacacacacacacacgctctctatctctctctctctcacacacacaagctctctatctctctctctctctcacacacacacacacaggctctctatctctctctcacacacacacacgctctctctctctcacacacacacgctctctatctctcacacacacacgctctctctctctcacacacacacacgctctctctctctcacacacacacacacatgctctctctctctctcacacacacgctctctctctcacacacacgctctctatctctctctctcacacacacacacacacacacgctctctatctctctctcactcacacacacacacacacatgctctctatctctctctcactcacacacacacgcgcgctttatctctctctctctcacacacacacacacgctctctatctctctctctctcacacacacacacacaagctctctatctctctctctctcacacacacacacacaagctctctatctctctctctctctcacacacacacacacaagaaatttgtggaggcaactgagattcgtcctccgccacccggattgaggtgagtcactacgccaccacgaggacttggagcgcattgggaattgggcgttacaaattggggagaacccCCCCCAATTCCGTTTCTactgaattgctgttgtgttttcagaTTTGTTGTTTTGCACTTCACGGCCACCGTATATTTGTCTATAAAAcgaatttcaagcatttaagcttcagcctttagatcaaaagattttaaagATCATCTTTGAAACATTCAACATTGTTTAATTACCACGCAATGCCAGTTTCCAAAAATACAATCTTATGTATGTATACCTCTGAACCTTATAGATATACGTTCTTGCTTCATCATTCTCTCTTTCCCAGCATGCTCTATTGTGGCAATCCTATTTTAGTAACCTCTTTAGTGCACTGTTGTGTTGTATTCTGAGGTTGCTTGTAGGTTGTTTGTTATTCCCTGTGATAATTTTGGGATCTCTCTGCCCCTCAGGATTCCTGCGCATTACATGTACCCGCAGGCGTTTGTGCAGCCCAGCGTTGTGATCCCTCACATGCAGCCTTCTGCCACCTCCGCCGCAGCCGCGGCATCTCCGTACCTGGATTACACCAACGCCGCTTACGCACAGTACTCCGCGGCTGCAGCTTACGAGCAGTATCCATACGCCGCCTCCCCGGCCGCAGCGGGTTACGTCGCCACGGCCGGCTACGGTTACATGCAGCAGCCTCTCGCGTCTCCTGCGCCTGGGGCCGCGGCCGCGTTCAGTCAGTACCAGCCGCAGCAGCTCCAGACAGACCGCATGCAGTGATGCGCACGGGAGGAAAGCTGGTCTGAACTGTGCCACTTTTTACTGTGCCAGCCAAAGAAACtgatatcatttttgtattgtttcattgttattattattattattgctgttattgtaattttatttgtagtatttaatatttattacacTACGGCAAGCTATAGCTCATCAAACATGAAGCGGTGTTCAGTagctacaagttaagctcagtcggcagcatttgttgcattaaatttaaagaaataaagCTGAGAGTACgctttcttttttgggtgaactattcctttaaacatcgtAATTGATCTTATTTTGTGTGTAGGGGAGCAAACAAAGtgacttatggtgcgttcacatacaacgcgaagaaaaTGTTCGCGTGAGTTTgtccgctggattataaatgcacgtttaaacttgcgttcgcgccagtaacgcgaacccgcgagtattcccgcttctcttccgtAAAAGGACAGGAGGCGGAGCTTCTACGACtcggttcatagtaaagtacgaccaatagctggaatcaggtagtcgcgcatattttcagaacttaccaggtcgtccaacttcctcgctcgcTTTGCTCCAAGCGACGTCTTTATTCGTCCGgcctctgtacatgtatgacgtcgTGTCATGTATGACACACCGCTGCAACAATTCTTTCATCCATTTATCCAGATTTttttctgctactacgtcagtgacatccagacaatctcaaagctgattggcttcCGCGATTTTTACACATCATGCAAATTTTTTGCTCGAGTTAAAAAATTTAAACTTGCGCGAATACCCAAATTAAGCGATTTTGCGCTTTCGAGTCGCGCCATTTGCGTCATTCGCACCGCCCGCGCAAATTCGCATCTATTCGATtctatttgcatctttgcattgactttggaTGTAATTGCGCCGTGCCAAATGCTcgctttgcgttgtatgtgaatgcaccattataGCTAATAAACATtgatctttttttgtgtgtaggGGAGCAAACAAAGTGACTTAtcgtgcgttcacatacaacgcaaagaaaatGTTCGCCTTGCGTTGCTCGCGCGAGTTTgtccgctggattataaatgcgcgtttaaactcgcgttcgcaccagtaacgcgaacccgcgagtattcccgcttctcttccggaaaaggacaggaggcggggcttctacgactcCTTCTACgttcatagtaaagtacgaccaacagctggaatcaagtagtcgcgcatattttcagaacttaccaggtcgtCGAACTTCCTCGCTcgctttcctccaagcgatgtcttta harbors:
- the LOC127657859 gene encoding uncharacterized protein LOC127657859 isoform X1: MLSLSLTHTLSLSHTRSLSLSLTRTHTHALSLTHTLSISLSHTHTHTHTLSISLSLTHTSSLSLSLSHTHTHRLSISLSHTHTLSLSHTHTLSISHTHTLSLSHTHTRSLSLTHTHTCSLSLSHTRSLSHTHALYLSLSHTHTHTRSLSLSHSHTHTHMLSISLSLTHTRALYLSLSHTHTHALYLSLSHTHTHKLSISLSLTHTHTSSLSLSLSHTHTHKKFVEATEIRPPPPGLRIPAHYMYPQAFVQPSVVIPHMQPSATSAAAAASPYLDYTNAAYAQYSAAAAYEQYPYAASPAAAGYVATAGYGYMQQPLASPAPGAAAAFSQYQPQQLQTDRMQ